CCTAGGGCTATACTGGGGGGCGTGGTGGTTCTACCCGACCTCGAGGCCCCCCTCCTCCGCTTTGAGGAGGCCCTTTCGGAGCTGGTGCAGTCCGACGTCCTCTTTGTCCGCCTCATCCATCAGGACCTGGTGGCGGCGGGGGGGAAGCGCATCCGCCCCCGCTTGGTCTTCTTGGCCTCGAGGGCCCTTGGGGGAGCTCCCTTTGAGATGGAGCTGGCCCTGGCGGTGGAGTTGTTGCACTCCGCCACCCTTCTCCACGACGACCTCATCGACGATGCGGAAACCCGCCGGGGCAAGGAGGCCGCCTTCCGCCGGTACGGCAACGCGGTTTCCGTGTTGTCGGGGGACTTTCTCCTTTCCCGGCTCCTCCACGTGATCGCCAAAACGGGAAGGATGGAGCTGGTGGAGCGCTTCGCCCAGGTGGCCAAGACCTTGAGCGAAGGGGAGGTATTGCAGTTCCAGGTGGCGGCTTTGGAGGACTACTCCCTGGACAACTACGAGCGCATCATCACCGCCAAAACGGCGGTGCTTATGGAACTCAGCACGGAAGGCCCCGCCCTTCTCAAGGGGGTGGATGGGGAGGTGCGGGAGGCCTTGGCCCGCTTTGGCCTCCACTACGGCCAAGCCTTCCAGATGCGGGACGATTACCTGGACCTCATGGGGACCCCTGAGGCCTTGGGCAAACCCGTGGGCGGGGATGTGCGGGAGGGGAAGGCCACCCTCATCACCCTTCTCCTCATGGAGCGCTTCCCCGAGGTGCGGGAGGTCCTGAGGCGCAAGGGAAGGGAAGAGGGGGATCTGGACCGCCTGCGTGCCCTGGCCCGGGAAAGCGGGGTGGCGGAGGAGGTGGAAAGGCGTATCCGGGAGAGGGCCCTTATGGCTGCCGCGGCCCTAAAGCCCCTTCCCCCTTCCCCCTATAAGGAGGCCCTCGAGGCCCTGGCCCTAAGGGAGGCCGAGCGCCTTTCCTGAGGTGGGGCGGGGCGGCTGTCCTTCCCCAAGCGGGGTATAATCCCCTTCGGTGATGGTATGAGCCTTCCCGCCTACCGGCCTCCGGAGGACCCAGGCCTTTGGGAGGCCTTCCTGGAGCGCTTAGAAAAGACTTTGCGGGTGGCGGCGATCCACCCCACCACGGTGGAGTACCTGGCCCACCCCAAGCGCCTGGTGACGGTTTCCCTACCCGTGGTCATGGATGACGGCAAGGTGCGGGTTTTCCAGGGCTACCGGGTGGTGCACGACATCGCTCGGGGGCCGGCCAAGGGCGGGGTGAGGATTCACCCTAAGGTAACCCTGGGCCAGACCGCGGGCTTGGCCGCCTGGATGACCCTGAAGGCCGCTGTTTACGATCTCCCCTTTGGCGGGGCTGCGGGGGGGATTGCCGCCGACCCCAGGCTCCTTTCCCCCAGGGAGCTGGAACGGCTGGTGCGCCGTTACACCGCCGAGCTGGTCAACCTGATCGGGCCCGACATCGACGTCTTGGGCCCCGACCTGGGGACCGACCAGCAGGTGATGGCCTGGATCATGGACACCTACTCCATGACCGTGGGCTCCACGGTTCCGGGGGTGGTGACGGGCAAGCCCCACGCCCTGGGGGGAAGCGAGGGCCGGGACGACGCCGCTGGGCTCGGGGTGGCCTTGGTGCTCAGGGAGCTCGCTGGGCGCCGGGGGCTTCCCCTTAAGGGGACCAAGGTGGCGGTGCAGGGTTTTGGCCAGGTGGGGGGAAGCTTCGCCCTCCATGCCCAGGAGATGGGCCTGAGGGTGGTGGCGGTGTCCACGGCCCGGGGGGCCATGTACCAGGAGGAGGGGCTTGATGTGGCCGAGGTCCTGCGCCGCTACGAGGCCACGGGGGAGCTTCCCCGGTACGACCTTTCCCCGGAGGAGCTTTTCGCCTTGGAGGTGGACTACCTGGTCCTGGCGGCCATCGAGGGGGCCCTGGACGGGGAGACGGCCAAGGCGGTGCGGGCTAAGGCGGTGCTGGAGGCCGCCAACTTTGGCCTGACCCTCGAGGGGGAGGCCTACCTCCTGGGCAAGGGAGTCCTGGTGGTGCCGGACCTCCTCACGGGGGGCGGGGGGCTTCTGGCAAGTTACCTAGAGTGGGTACAAGACCTTAACATGTTCTTCTGGAGCGAGGAGGAGGTGCGGCAGAGCTTCGCCAAGAGCGTGGCCAGGGCGGTGGCCGAGGTGTGCGATAGGGCCGAGTCCCTTGCCACCGACCTGCGCACCGGGGCCATGGTCCTGGCCTTGGAGCGGGTGAACGAGGCCACGCGGCTAAGAGGCGTTTATCCTTAGAAGGAGCGTTTATGAAGAGCGAACCCCTTTCCTACCTGGGCAAGGACGGTGGTCCTTGGGAGATCTTCGTGGAGCAGGTGGACCGGGTGGTCCCCTACCTGGGGCGGTATGCCCCCTTGGCGGAAAGCCTTAAGAGGCCCAAGCGGGTCCTCATCGTGGATGTGCCCATCCACCTGGACGACGGCACCGTGGCCCATTTTGAGGGGTACCGGGTCCACCACAACACCGCCCGGGGGCCGGCCAAGGGTGGGGTGCGGTATCATCCCGAGGTGACCCTTTCCGAGGTGATGGCCCTAGCCGCCTGGATGACCATTAAGAACGCCGCGGTGGGTCTGCCCTATGGGGGTGGCAAGGGGGGCATTCGGGTGGACCCCAAGAAGCTTTCCCCGGCGGAGCTTGAGCGCCTGACCCGCCGCTACACCTCGGAGATCGGGATCCTTTTGGGACCGGATCGGGACATCCCTGCTCCCGATGTGAACACCGGGGAGCGGGAGATGGCCTGGATGATGGATACCTTCTCCATGAACGTGGGCCGCACCGTGCCCGGGGTGGTGACGGGGAAGCCCATCGCCCTGGGAGGTTCCTTAGGAAGGCGGGACGCCACGGGCCGGGGGGTGTTCGTCACCGCCAGGGCCGCGGCGGAGAAGATAGGCCTTCCCATAGAGGGAAGCCGGGTCATCCTCCAGGGCTTCGGCAACGTGGGCAATGCCGCCGCCCGCGTCTTCCACGACCACGGGGCCCGGATCATCGCCGTCCAGGACTACACGGGCACCATCTACAACGAGGCGGGCATAGACCCCTACGACCTTCTCCGGCACGTGGCGGAGTACGGGGGGGTGCGGGGCTACCCTAAGGCCGAGCCCCTGCCCAACCCGGAGTTCTGGGCGGTGCCCACGGAGTTTCTCATCCCCGCGGCTTTGGAGAAGCAGATCACCGAGCAAAACGCCTGGCGGATCCAGGCCAGGATCATCGCCGAGGGGGCCAACGGCCCCACCACCCCGGCCGCCGACGACATCCTCTTGGAGAAGGGGGTCCTGGTGGTGCCCGATGTGATCGCCAACGCCGGGGGCGTCACGGTGAGCTACTTTGAGTGGGTACAGGACTTCAACTCCTACTTCTGGACGGAGGAGGAGATTAACGCCCGTTTGGAGCGGGTCCTTAGGAATGCCTTTGAGGCGGTGTGGCAGGTGAGCCAGGAGAAGAGGATTCCCCTGCGCACAGCGGCCTATGTGGTGGCCGCCACCCGGGTCCTCGAGGCCCGGGCCCTCAGGGGGCTTTACCCCTAGCCTCCGTTAGGCTATTCCCGTGGACTGGCCCCGCTATGGCCGTGTGACCCTGAAGCCCTTCAGCGCGGGGCTCACCGAGGAGGAGTGGAAGGGGCTTTACGAGACCTTCCGCGACCCCGAGGTGGCGGAGTGGAACGGCTCGAGTCCCTTGCGCTCCCCCTTCTGGCTTTTCAAACGCTTCGTCCTGGCGGAGATGCGCCGGAAGGACCGCCTGTCCTTTGTCATCCTGGACGAGAGGGGGGAGTACCTGGGTACCCTGGAGCTATACGACCTCACCCCGGAGGACGCCACCTTGGGCATCCTCATCGGGCGGAAGGAACGCTGGGGCCAGGGCTATGGCACGGAGGCGGTGCGGGCGGCCCTGGCCTACGCCTTCG
This portion of the Thermus neutrinimicus genome encodes:
- a CDS encoding polyprenyl synthetase family protein, translating into MVLPDLEAPLLRFEEALSELVQSDVLFVRLIHQDLVAAGGKRIRPRLVFLASRALGGAPFEMELALAVELLHSATLLHDDLIDDAETRRGKEAAFRRYGNAVSVLSGDFLLSRLLHVIAKTGRMELVERFAQVAKTLSEGEVLQFQVAALEDYSLDNYERIITAKTAVLMELSTEGPALLKGVDGEVREALARFGLHYGQAFQMRDDYLDLMGTPEALGKPVGGDVREGKATLITLLLMERFPEVREVLRRKGREEGDLDRLRALARESGVAEEVERRIRERALMAAAALKPLPPSPYKEALEALALREAERLS
- a CDS encoding Glu/Leu/Phe/Val family dehydrogenase codes for the protein MSLPAYRPPEDPGLWEAFLERLEKTLRVAAIHPTTVEYLAHPKRLVTVSLPVVMDDGKVRVFQGYRVVHDIARGPAKGGVRIHPKVTLGQTAGLAAWMTLKAAVYDLPFGGAAGGIAADPRLLSPRELERLVRRYTAELVNLIGPDIDVLGPDLGTDQQVMAWIMDTYSMTVGSTVPGVVTGKPHALGGSEGRDDAAGLGVALVLRELAGRRGLPLKGTKVAVQGFGQVGGSFALHAQEMGLRVVAVSTARGAMYQEEGLDVAEVLRRYEATGELPRYDLSPEELFALEVDYLVLAAIEGALDGETAKAVRAKAVLEAANFGLTLEGEAYLLGKGVLVVPDLLTGGGGLLASYLEWVQDLNMFFWSEEEVRQSFAKSVARAVAEVCDRAESLATDLRTGAMVLALERVNEATRLRGVYP
- a CDS encoding Glu/Leu/Phe/Val family dehydrogenase; the encoded protein is MKSEPLSYLGKDGGPWEIFVEQVDRVVPYLGRYAPLAESLKRPKRVLIVDVPIHLDDGTVAHFEGYRVHHNTARGPAKGGVRYHPEVTLSEVMALAAWMTIKNAAVGLPYGGGKGGIRVDPKKLSPAELERLTRRYTSEIGILLGPDRDIPAPDVNTGEREMAWMMDTFSMNVGRTVPGVVTGKPIALGGSLGRRDATGRGVFVTARAAAEKIGLPIEGSRVILQGFGNVGNAAARVFHDHGARIIAVQDYTGTIYNEAGIDPYDLLRHVAEYGGVRGYPKAEPLPNPEFWAVPTEFLIPAALEKQITEQNAWRIQARIIAEGANGPTTPAADDILLEKGVLVVPDVIANAGGVTVSYFEWVQDFNSYFWTEEEINARLERVLRNAFEAVWQVSQEKRIPLRTAAYVVAATRVLEARALRGLYP
- a CDS encoding GNAT family N-acetyltransferase; its protein translation is MDWPRYGRVTLKPFSAGLTEEEWKGLYETFRDPEVAEWNGSSPLRSPFWLFKRFVLAEMRRKDRLSFVILDERGEYLGTLELYDLTPEDATLGILIGRKERWGQGYGTEAVRAALAYAFGPLGLKRVKLRTFAHNLRARRAFEKAGFRQVGLGPGPQGREDVYMEVTRGQLEG